CAAACCCGTCGGTGTGGTGCGCACCCACGAGTGGGCCCCCCGGGTGCTGATCGCCAATGCCAACCTGGTGGGGGACTGGTCGAACTGGCCGGAGTTCCGCAGGCTCGACTCGCTGGGCCTGACCATGTACGGCCAGATGACCGCCGGCTCCTGGATCTACATCGGCACGCAGGGAATCCTGCAGGGGACCTACGAGACGTTCGGGGCGGTGGCCGCGAAGCGCTTCGGCGGGACCCTGGCCGGAACGCTCACCGTCACGGCCGGCCTCGGCGGCATGGGAGGCGCGCAGCCGCTGGCGGTGACCATGAACGAGGGGGTGGCCCTGGTCGTCGAGTGCGACGCCGACCGCGCGCACCGCAGGGTCCGGCACGGCTATCTCGACGAGGTGGCCGACGACCTGGACGACGCGCTCGAACGTGCCGAGTCGGCCCGGAAACGCCGCGACGCCCGTTCGGTGGGGGTGATCGGCAACGCGGCCGAGGTGCTGCCCGAGCTGCTGCGGCGCGGGGCCGAGGTGGACATCGTCACCGACCAGACCTCGGCGCACGATCCGCTGTCGTACCTGCCGGTCGGGGTGTCCACGGCGGAGTGGGCCGACTACGCCGCCCGAGCCCCGGAGGAGTTCACCGCCCGCGCCAGGGAGTCCATGGCCCGGCACGTCGAGGCGATGGTCGGTTTCCTCGACGCGGGCGCCGAGGTGTTCGACTACGGCAACTCGCTGCGCGGGGAGGCCCGGACCGCGGGCTGCGAACGCGCCTTCGACTACCCGGGTTTCGTGCCCGCCTACATCCGGCCCCAGTTCTGCGAGGGCAAGGGGCCGTTCCGGTGGGTGGCGCTGTCCGGGGATCCGGCCGACATCGCCGCCACCGACCGGGCGATCCTGGAGCTGTTCGGCGAGGACGAGCACCTCGCCCGCTGGATCAGGATGGCCGGTGAGCGGGTCTCGTTCCAGGGCCTGCCCGCCAGGATCTGCTGGCTCGGCTACGGCCAGCGGGAACTGGCGGGGGTGCGGTTCAACGAGATGGTGGCCTCCGGCGAGTTGCGGGCCCCCGTGGTGCTGGGCAGGGACCACCTGGACACCGGCTCGGTGGCCTCGCCCTACCGCGAGACCGAGGGGATGGCCGACGGTTCCGACGCCGTCGCGGACTGGCCGCTGCTCAACGCCCTGGTCAACACGGCTTCCGGGGCGACGTGGGTGTCGGTCCACAACGGCGGAGGGGTCGGCATCGGGAAGTCGCTGCACGCGGGGCAGGTGATCGTCGCCGACGGCTCCGAGCTGGCCGAGCGCAAGCTGCGGCGCGTGTTGACCAACGACCCGGGCACCGGGGTGATGCGCCACGTCGACGCGGGCTACGAGCGGGCGCGGGAGGTGGCCGACCAGCGCGGGGTCCGTGTTCCGCGCCTCGGCTGAACCGCCATCTCCCGAGCGGTCGTCGTTGCGGTGGCTCGGTCCGCTGCCCGGTTTCCCGAGGAGACGGGTTTCCCGAGGAATCGCGCAGCGGACCGGCCCGGCATCCGAGAACCCCGCCCGGAGGAGAGCTCCGGTGCGGACCGAGCGAACGGAGGGGACGAGTGCCCTCGCCGAGTGAACTGCTGGCCGACATCCGGCGGGTAGGCCGTGACCGCGAGCGCGGTGGCTACTCCCGCCACGTCTTCGAACGTTGCGAACTCGAACTGCGGGAGTGGTTCGTCGAACAGGCCGCCCGCCGGGGACTGGAGGTCCTGCCCGACGGCAACGGCAACATCTGGGCCTGGTGGCCCGCTCCCGGTGACGGCGCCGTCGCGACCGGAAGCCACCTCGACTCCGTTCCGGGCGGGGGCGAGTTCGACGGGCCGTTGGGCGTGGTCAGCGCCCTCTGCGCCGTGGACCGGCTGCGTGCCGAGGGGTTTCGCCCCCGACGACCGCTGGCGCTGGTGGTCTTCGCCGAGGAGGAGGGCGGGCGCTTCGGGGTGCCCTGCCTGGGGTCCGGGCTGGCCACCGGAACGGTGGCGCCGGAGCGCGCGCTCGCGTTGCGGGACGAGTCCGGGACGAGCCTGGCCGAGGCGATGCGCGCAGCCGGGGTCGATCCGGAGCGCGCCGGACCGGACCGGACCAACCTCCCCCGCGTAGCCAGGTTCGTCGAGCTGCACGTGGAACAGGGCCGGGGCCTGGCGCACCGGCAGCGTCCACTCGGCGTCGCTTCCACGATCCTCGCCCACGGGCGCTGGCGCTTCCGCTTCACCGGACAGGGAAACCACGCCGGAGCCACCCCGCTGGACGACCGCAGGGACCCGATGCTGCCCGCCTCCCTGCTGGTGTCCGAGGCGCGCCGCACCGCGGCCCGCTACGACGACGCCAGGGCCACTGTCGGCCGCATCCGGCCGGTGCCCTCGGGGACGAACGTGATCGCGGCCTCGGTCGACCTCTGGCTGGACGCCCGCGCCCACAGCGACGCCGACACCAGGGGGATGGTCGAGGAACTCCGGCACCGCGCGGAGGCGCTGGCGGCCGAGGAGGGGTGCGCCGTGCGGCTCTCCGAGGAGTCCTACTCGGACACGGTGTCCTTCGACGGGCCGCTGCGCGACGAGCTCACCGGGATGCTGGCCGCGCCGGAACTGCCCACGGGGGCCGGACACGACGCCGGGGTGCTCGCCGCGCGAATTCCCACCGGCATGTTGTTCGTGCGCAACCCGACCGGTGTCAGCCACGCTCCGGAGGAGCACGCCGAACCGGCCGACTGCGACGCGGGCGCCGAGGCGCTCGCCACGGTGCTGCGGCGGTGGAGCCGATGACGGTGGAACCCGGTACAGGAGAGGAGCTGCCGACGCGGATGTCCTACTGGTGCGAGTGGGCGTGGTTGCCGGAAGGTCCCGTCCGTGACGTGCTGATCGAGACCGGCGGTGCGCGGATCACCGGTGTGACACCGGCGGTCGCCCCGCCGCCGGACATCCACCGGCTACGGGGGCTGACCCTGCCCGGTGCGGCCAACGTGCATTCGCACGCCTTCCACCGCGTGCTGCGCGGCAGGGGAGCGGATCAGCGGGGCACGTTCTGGACCTGGCGGAACCACATGTACCGCGTGGCCGACCGCCTGGACCCGGACAGCTACTACCGGTTGGCGCGCGGGGTCTACGCGGAGATGGTCTCGGCGGGGTTCACCGCCGTCGGTGAGTTCCACTACCTGCACCACGGGCGGGGAGGGCAGCGCTACGACGATCCCAACGCGATGAGCGCCGCGCTCGTGGCGGCCGCCCGCGACGCGGGAATCAGGCTGACGCTGCTGGACACCTGCTATCTCAGCAGCGGGTTCGGCCCCCCGGCGGAAGGGGTGCAGACCAGGTTCTCCGACGGGACCGCTGAGTCGTGGGCCGAGCGGGTGGCCGAGTTCGAAGACCAGCGCGAGGGCGTGATCACCGCCGCGGCGCTGCACTCGGTGCGCGCGGTTCCCAAAAGCGCCGTGCCGGTGGTGCGGGAGTTCGCCCGGACCAGGGGAGTGCCGCTGCACGTTCACCTG
The nucleotide sequence above comes from Actinopolyspora erythraea. Encoded proteins:
- the hutU gene encoding urocanate hydratase; amino-acid sequence: MTTGSRTVRAQRGTELTARSWSTEAPLRMLRNNLDPEVAERPEDLVVYGGTGRAARDWSSYDAIVRELTGLAEDETLLVQSGKPVGVVRTHEWAPRVLIANANLVGDWSNWPEFRRLDSLGLTMYGQMTAGSWIYIGTQGILQGTYETFGAVAAKRFGGTLAGTLTVTAGLGGMGGAQPLAVTMNEGVALVVECDADRAHRRVRHGYLDEVADDLDDALERAESARKRRDARSVGVIGNAAEVLPELLRRGAEVDIVTDQTSAHDPLSYLPVGVSTAEWADYAARAPEEFTARARESMARHVEAMVGFLDAGAEVFDYGNSLRGEARTAGCERAFDYPGFVPAYIRPQFCEGKGPFRWVALSGDPADIAATDRAILELFGEDEHLARWIRMAGERVSFQGLPARICWLGYGQRELAGVRFNEMVASGELRAPVVLGRDHLDTGSVASPYRETEGMADGSDAVADWPLLNALVNTASGATWVSVHNGGGVGIGKSLHAGQVIVADGSELAERKLRRVLTNDPGTGVMRHVDAGYERAREVADQRGVRVPRLG
- a CDS encoding allantoate amidohydrolase — encoded protein: MPSPSELLADIRRVGRDRERGGYSRHVFERCELELREWFVEQAARRGLEVLPDGNGNIWAWWPAPGDGAVATGSHLDSVPGGGEFDGPLGVVSALCAVDRLRAEGFRPRRPLALVVFAEEEGGRFGVPCLGSGLATGTVAPERALALRDESGTSLAEAMRAAGVDPERAGPDRTNLPRVARFVELHVEQGRGLAHRQRPLGVASTILAHGRWRFRFTGQGNHAGATPLDDRRDPMLPASLLVSEARRTAARYDDARATVGRIRPVPSGTNVIAASVDLWLDARAHSDADTRGMVEELRHRAEALAAEEGCAVRLSEESYSDTVSFDGPLRDELTGMLAAPELPTGAGHDAGVLAARIPTGMLFVRNPTGVSHAPEEHAEPADCDAGAEALATVLRRWSR
- a CDS encoding formimidoylglutamate deiminase, producing the protein MTVEPGTGEELPTRMSYWCEWAWLPEGPVRDVLIETGGARITGVTPAVAPPPDIHRLRGLTLPGAANVHSHAFHRVLRGRGADQRGTFWTWRNHMYRVADRLDPDSYYRLARGVYAEMVSAGFTAVGEFHYLHHGRGGQRYDDPNAMSAALVAAARDAGIRLTLLDTCYLSSGFGPPAEGVQTRFSDGTAESWAERVAEFEDQREGVITAAALHSVRAVPKSAVPVVREFARTRGVPLHVHLSEQRAENDACLAVHGRTPTQLLEEEGVLRTGTTAVHATRLAAGDVARLGRGGAGVCLCPTTEADLADGIGPADELAVAGCPLSLGSDGHSVIDPFVEARAVESGMRLRSEVRGHFSPEELTMMATATGHRALGWPDAGSIELGARADLVTLDLDSPRMAGVPPRAAVTAVTAGDVTDVVVDGRQVVRGGLHQGVPDVAGTLRESVRELLDDS